In Pyrus communis chromosome 1, drPyrComm1.1, whole genome shotgun sequence, the following are encoded in one genomic region:
- the LOC137748314 gene encoding pentatricopeptide repeat-containing protein At2g36980, mitochondrial, producing MICTQNLFHTTSKIVALARSGQITSARKIFNEMPFRDSIAWNAMLTSYTQLDFHNESLSLFQCMRISDTRPDHFTLTATLSACAGAYELQCGTQIHTLVTVLGYRSYLPVNNALIDMYGKCSNPLSARKVFEEMKHRNEVSWCSFLFAQTNSAQFDVAHEVFSMMPKRVEIAWNIMIAGYARNGEVESCLTLLKEMTESMRQPDQWTFSALMNACAEALEFWCGCMVHALVIKSGWSSAAEVKNSVLSFYAEVGCHENAIKIFESIGTLTQVSWNAMIDTYMKLGNTHEALLVFQRAPEKNIVSWTSMIAGFAKNGPGEEAGSFFVDMVRSGVQPDDFTFGAVLHACSSLAVLGHGKMVHGCILRYGFHAYVFIGNGLVNMYAKCGDLEGSVRIFRNIPDKDLVSWNAMLFAFGLHGQAIQAVQVFEEMVENGVKPDNVTFIGLLMSCSHAGLIEESHVLFETMRSVYGLSPEMDHVTCMVDMLGRGGYLAEAKELVDKYSEVGGGETSSWEALLGACSAQGDIGFGKSWGESLKILEPHKEASYVSLSNLYCASGQWKEAEMVRKMMVDQGVKKMPGCSWIQVRNKVKAFVAGKHSYSCMNDELCNVLTFIDFEMRNPCCCVGVQI from the coding sequence ATGATATGCactcaaaatttgtttcatacaaCGTCAAAGATAGTAGCCCTTGCAAGATCTGGCCAAATAACAAGTGCTCGCAAAATTTTCAACGAAATGCCTTTCAGAGACTCTATTGCTTGGAATGCAATGCTTACTAGCTATACACAACTGGATTTTCATAACGAATCTCTCTCGCTTTTCCAGTGCATGAGAATCTCTGACACTAGGCCAGATCACTTTACCCTCACTGCAACTTTAAGTGCGTGTGCTGGTGCATATGAGCTTCAGTGTGGAACCCAAATTCACACGCTAGTTACTGTTTTGGGTTACCGGTCTTACTTGCCGGTTAATAATGCGCTTATTGATATGTATGGGAAGTGTTCGAATCCCTTGAGTGCTAGGAAAGTTTTTGAAGAAATGAAACATAGGAATGAGGTGTCTTGGTGTTCGTTTTTATTTGCACAGACAAACTCTGCTCAGTTCGACGTTGCCCATGAAGTGTTTTCTATGATGCCAAAAAGGGTTGAGATAGCTTGGAATATTATGATTGCCGGTTATGCACGAAATGGAGAAGTGGAGTCTTGTTTGACTTTGTTGAAAGAGATGACAGAGAGTATGCGTCAGCCAGATCAATGGACTTTCAGTGCTCTCATGAATGCTTGTGCTGAAGCATTAGAATTTTGGTGTGGTTGCATGGTACATGCTCTTGTCATTAAAAGTGGTTGGAGCTCTGCTGCAGAGGTCAAGAACTcggttttaagtttttatgcTGAAGTAGGCTGCCATGAAAATGCAATAAAGATTTTTGAATCCATTGGAACTCTAACACAAGTGTCCTGGAATGCCATGATTGATACCTACATGAAACTGGGGAATACTCACGAAGCACTTCTTGTATTTCAGCGGGCCCCTGAAAAGAATATTGTTTCCTGGACATCTATGATCGCTGGATTTGCAAAAAATGGACCTGGGGAAGAAGCTGGTAGCTTCTTTGTGGATATGGTGAGAAGTGGAGTGCAACCAGATGACTTCACATTTGGAGCTGTCCTTCATGCATGTTCAAGCTTGGCAGTACTTGGACATGGTAAGATGGTCCATGGTTGCATACTTCGATACGGCTTCCATGCTTATGTCTTTATTGGGAATGGCTTAGTTAACATGTATGCTAAATGTGGGGATTTAGAAGGGTCAGTTCGTATATTCCGTAATATTCCTGACAAGGATCTAGTATCTTGGAATGCTATGTTATTTGCATTTGGATTGCATGGGCAAGCTATCCAAGCTGTACAGGTTTTTGAAGAGATGGTGGAAAACGGAGTAAAACCGGATAATGTGACCTTCATTGGCCTGCTGATGAGTTGCAGCCATGCTGGGCTTATAGAGGAAAGTCATGTGCTTTTTGAAACAATGAGATCAGTTTATGGCCTTTCCCCCGAAATGGATCATGTGACATGCATGGTGGATATGCTTGGCAGAGGTGGTTACTTAGCGGAAGCAAAAGAACTGGTAGATAAGTACTCGGAAGTAGGTGGTGGTGAGACCAGCTCATGGGAAGCTCTGCTCGGGGCATGTTCTGCGCAGGGGGACATAGGATTTGGAAAAAGTTGGGGCGAAAGTCTGAAGATACTAGAGCCGCATAAAGAGGCGAGTTATGTGTCACTATCAAATTTGTATTGTGCGAGCGGGCAATGGAAGGAAGCAGAAATGGTTAGGAAGATGATGGTTGATCAAGGGGTGAAGAAAATGCCCGGTTGTAGTTGGATACAAGTGAGAAACAAGGTAAAGGCTTTTGTAGCCGGGAAGCATTCGTATTCGTGTATGAACGATGAGTTATGTAATGTATTAACTTTCATTGATTTTGAAATGAGGAATCCATGCTGTTGTGTTGGTGttcaaatttga